In Helianthus annuus cultivar XRQ/B chromosome 9, HanXRQr2.0-SUNRISE, whole genome shotgun sequence, the following are encoded in one genomic region:
- the LOC110874887 gene encoding queuine tRNA-ribosyltransferase catalytic subunit 1-like: protein MVVKGGETTCQILGRFNRARAARLTLPHFVCETPLFMPVGTQGTIKGLTTNQLEDIGCQIILGNTYHSALRPTSELIDELGGLHKFIDL, encoded by the exons ATGGTTGTGAAGGGTGGAGAGACCACATGCCAG ATTCTCGGGAGGTTCAATCGTGCTCGTGCAGCCCGGCTAACTCTCCCTCACTTTGTTTGTGAGACACCACTATTTATGCCCGTTGGAACACAAG GGACAATAAAAGGTTTGACCACCAACCAACTTGAGGATATTGGATGCCAAATTATACTCGGAAATACATATCATTCAGCACTCCGTCCGACTTCTGAGCTTATAGATGAATTAGGTGGTCTTCACAAATTTATTGACCTTTAG